A window of the Bacteroides thetaiotaomicron VPI-5482 genome harbors these coding sequences:
- a CDS encoding translation initiation factor, which translates to MKNNDWKDRLNVVYSTNPDFNYDMDDDQEQVTLDKSKQNLRVSLDRKNRGGKVVTLITGFVGTENDQKELGKMLKSKCGVGGSAKDGEIIVQGDFKQKVIDLLIKEGYTKTKGVGG; encoded by the coding sequence ATGAAAAATAATGATTGGAAAGATAGATTGAACGTGGTCTACTCTACAAATCCTGATTTCAACTATGACATGGATGACGATCAGGAACAAGTGACGCTGGACAAGAGCAAACAGAACCTTCGGGTTTCTCTCGACCGAAAAAACCGTGGCGGCAAAGTAGTTACACTCATCACCGGATTCGTTGGAACAGAGAATGACCAAAAAGAACTCGGAAAAATGCTAAAAAGTAAATGCGGAGTCGGAGGTTCGGCCAAAGACGGAGAAATCATCGTACAGGGAGATTTCAAGCAGAAAGTGATAGACCTGCTGATAAAAGAAGGATATACAAAGACCAAAGGGGTCGGAGGATAA
- the rpsB gene encoding 30S ribosomal protein S2, with amino-acid sequence MSRTNFDTLLEAGCHFGHLKRKWNPAMAPYIFMERNGIHIIDLHKTVAKVDEAAEALKQIAKSGKKVLFVATKKQAKQVVAEKAQSVNMPYVIERWPGGMLTNFPTIRKAVKKMATIDKLTNDGTYSNLSKREVLQISRQRAKLDKTLGSIADLTRLPSALFVIDVMKENIAVREANRLGIPVFGIVDTNSDPTNVDFVIPANDDATKSVEVILDACCAAMIEGLEERKAEKIDMEAAGEAPANKGKKKSVKARLDKSDEEAINAAKAAAFIKEDEEA; translated from the coding sequence ATGTCAAGAACAAATTTTGATACTTTATTGGAAGCCGGTTGCCACTTCGGACACCTTAAGAGAAAGTGGAACCCTGCAATGGCTCCTTATATTTTCATGGAACGCAATGGTATTCACATCATTGACCTCCACAAAACAGTTGCAAAAGTAGACGAAGCTGCTGAAGCTTTGAAACAGATTGCCAAATCAGGCAAGAAAGTTCTTTTTGTTGCTACTAAAAAACAAGCAAAGCAGGTTGTAGCTGAGAAAGCTCAGTCTGTTAATATGCCTTATGTAATCGAGCGCTGGCCGGGTGGTATGTTGACCAACTTCCCGACTATCCGTAAGGCTGTGAAGAAGATGGCTACTATCGATAAATTGACTAACGATGGTACATATTCTAACCTTTCTAAGAGAGAAGTTCTTCAGATCTCTCGTCAACGTGCAAAATTGGACAAGACTTTGGGTTCTATCGCTGACTTGACTCGTCTGCCGTCTGCATTGTTCGTTATCGACGTAATGAAAGAAAATATCGCAGTTCGTGAAGCTAACCGTCTGGGTATCCCTGTATTCGGTATCGTTGATACTAACTCTGATCCTACAAACGTTGACTTCGTAATTCCTGCTAACGATGACGCTACTAAATCAGTAGAAGTTATCCTGGATGCTTGCTGTGCTGCAATGATCGAAGGTTTGGAAGAAAGAAAAGCTGAAAAGATCGATATGGAAGCTGCTGGTGAAGCTCCTGCAAACAAAGGCAAGAAGAAATCAGTAAAAGCAAGACTCGACAAGTCTGATGAAGAAGCTATCAATGCAGCGAAAGCTGCTGCCTTCATCAAGGAAGACGAAGAGGCTTAA
- a CDS encoding pseudouridine synthase → MSTENEEWRENSYNEENTGAGRDGNKSYNREGGERPYRPSYNREGGDRPYRPRFNPNSEGGERPQRSYGERSYDRPQRPSYNREGGDRPYRPRFNSNNEGGERPQRPYNREGGEQRSYDRPQRPSYNREGGDRPYRPRFNPNGEGGDRPQRPYNREGGEQRSYGDRPYRPRFNSGEGGDRPQRPYNREGGDRPYRPRFNSGEGGGYRNNNGGGYRPRFNNDRSQGGYRPRPRTSDYDPNAKYSIKKQIEYKEQFVDPNEPIRLNKFLANAGVCSRREADEFITAGVVSVNGEVVTELGTKIKRSDVVKFHDEPVSIERKVYVLLNKPKDTVTTSDDPQERRTVMDLVKGACNERIYPVGRLDRNTTGVLLLTNDGDLASKLTHPKFLKKKIYHVHLDKNLTKADMDQIAAGVQLEDGEIHADAISYTDDFKKDQVGIEIHSGKNRIVRRIFESLGYKVVKLDRVFFAGLTKKGLRRGDWRYLSEAEVNYLRMGSFE, encoded by the coding sequence ATGAGCACAGAAAACGAAGAATGGCGCGAAAATTCTTACAATGAGGAGAATACAGGTGCCGGCCGTGATGGTAACAAGTCTTACAACAGAGAAGGTGGAGAACGTCCGTATCGTCCTTCTTACAACCGTGAAGGTGGGGATCGTCCGTATCGCCCGCGATTTAATCCGAATAGTGAAGGTGGAGAGCGCCCACAGCGTTCTTATGGTGAACGTTCTTATGATCGCCCCCAACGTCCTTCTTACAATCGTGAAGGTGGAGACCGTCCGTATCGTCCTCGCTTCAATAGCAACAATGAAGGAGGCGAACGTCCGCAACGTCCTTACAACCGCGAAGGTGGTGAACAACGTTCTTATGATCGTCCTCAACGCCCTTCTTACAACCGTGAAGGTGGAGACCGTCCGTATCGTCCGAGATTTAATCCGAACGGCGAAGGTGGCGATCGTCCGCAGCGTCCTTACAATCGTGAAGGTGGCGAGCAACGCTCTTATGGCGACCGTCCGTACCGTCCCCGTTTTAACAGTGGCGAAGGTGGCGACCGTCCTCAGCGTCCTTATAACCGCGAAGGTGGTGATCGTCCATATCGTCCCCGCTTCAACAGTGGTGAAGGTGGTGGCTACCGTAATAACAACGGTGGTGGCTATCGTCCGAGATTTAACAATGACCGTTCGCAGGGTGGCTATCGTCCGCGTCCGCGTACCAGTGATTACGATCCGAATGCTAAGTATAGCATCAAGAAGCAGATTGAGTACAAGGAACAGTTTGTTGATCCGAACGAACCGATTCGTCTGAATAAGTTCTTGGCTAATGCCGGTGTTTGCTCACGTCGCGAAGCTGATGAGTTTATCACAGCAGGTGTGGTTTCTGTAAACGGTGAAGTAGTAACTGAATTGGGTACAAAGATCAAACGCTCGGATGTGGTGAAGTTCCACGATGAACCGGTAAGCATCGAACGTAAGGTATACGTACTGTTGAATAAGCCGAAAGATACGGTTACTACATCGGATGATCCGCAGGAACGCCGCACGGTAATGGATCTGGTAAAAGGCGCTTGCAACGAACGCATTTATCCGGTAGGGCGTCTTGACCGCAACACGACTGGTGTACTTCTGTTGACAAATGACGGTGACCTGGCTTCCAAGCTGACACACCCGAAATTCTTGAAAAAGAAAATATATCATGTTCATCTGGACAAGAACCTGACAAAAGCAGATATGGATCAGATTGCAGCCGGCGTACAGTTGGAAGACGGTGAAATCCATGCAGATGCTATCAGCTACACAGATGATTTCAAGAAAGACCAGGTAGGTATCGAGATTCACTCCGGCAAGAACCGTATCGTTCGCCGTATTTTCGAATCACTGGGATATAAAGTAGTAAAACTCGACCGTGTATTCTTTGCCGGACTGACCAAAAAAGGTCTGCGCCGCGGAGACTGGCGTTACCTGTCGGAAGCAGAAGTAAACTACCTCCGCATGGGGTCGTTTGAGTAA
- the purB gene encoding adenylosuccinate lyase has translation MELDVLTAISPIDGRYRGKTKALAAYFSEFALIKYRVQVEVEYFITLCELPLPQLKGIDSSVFETLRNIYRNFSEADAQRIKDIESVTNHDVKAVEYFLKEEFDKLGGMDDYKEFIHFGLTSQDINNTSVPLSIKEALDKVYYPLIEELIAQLKTYATEWAEIPMLAKTHGQPASPTRLGKEVMVFVYRLERQLAMLKACPITAKFGGATGNYNAHHVAYPQYDWKQFGNRFVAEKLGLEREEYTTQISNYDNLSAVFDAMKRINTIMVDMNRDFWQYISMEYFKQKIKAGEVGSSAMPHKVNPIDFENAEGNLGIATSILEHLAVKLPVSRLQRDLTDSTVLRNVGVPFGHIVIAIQSSLKGLRKLLLNEPAIYRDLDNCWSVVAEAIQTILRREAYPHPYEALKALTRTNQAITESSIKEFIEGLNVSEDIKKELRAITPHTYTGL, from the coding sequence ATGGAACTTGATGTATTAACGGCCATATCTCCGATTGATGGTCGATATAGAGGCAAAACTAAAGCTTTGGCAGCTTATTTCTCTGAATTTGCACTGATTAAATACCGTGTACAGGTAGAGGTGGAATACTTTATCACCTTGTGCGAACTTCCTTTGCCGCAGTTGAAAGGAATCGATAGCAGCGTGTTTGAAACTTTACGGAATATCTACCGTAACTTCTCGGAAGCAGATGCGCAACGCATTAAAGATATCGAAAGTGTAACCAACCATGATGTAAAAGCCGTAGAATATTTCCTGAAAGAAGAATTCGATAAGCTGGGTGGAATGGATGACTATAAAGAATTCATTCACTTCGGATTGACTTCTCAAGACATTAATAATACGTCTGTGCCTCTTTCTATCAAGGAAGCTTTGGATAAAGTCTATTATCCGCTGATCGAAGAACTGATTGCACAACTGAAAACGTATGCAACAGAATGGGCTGAAATCCCGATGCTTGCCAAAACTCATGGGCAACCGGCTTCTCCGACTCGTTTGGGTAAGGAAGTGATGGTATTCGTTTACCGCCTGGAACGTCAGCTGGCTATGCTGAAAGCATGTCCGATCACTGCAAAATTCGGTGGCGCTACCGGAAATTACAATGCTCATCATGTAGCATATCCTCAATATGACTGGAAACAATTCGGTAATCGGTTTGTTGCAGAGAAACTGGGACTGGAGCGCGAAGAATATACCACTCAGATTTCGAACTACGATAACTTGTCTGCTGTCTTTGACGCGATGAAACGTATCAACACCATAATGGTGGATATGAACCGTGACTTCTGGCAGTATATTTCTATGGAATACTTCAAGCAGAAGATCAAAGCCGGTGAGGTAGGATCAAGCGCGATGCCGCATAAAGTGAATCCGATCGACTTTGAAAATGCGGAAGGTAATTTGGGTATCGCAACTTCTATTCTGGAACACCTGGCTGTGAAACTGCCTGTTTCCCGTTTGCAGCGTGACCTGACAGACTCTACGGTGCTCCGTAATGTAGGCGTGCCTTTCGGTCATATCGTGATTGCTATTCAGAGTTCACTGAAAGGACTTCGCAAACTGTTGCTGAACGAACCGGCTATTTACCGTGATCTGGACAACTGCTGGAGCGTAGTGGCTGAGGCAATCCAGACGATTTTACGCCGCGAGGCTTACCCGCATCCGTATGAAGCATTGAAAGCTTTGACCCGGACCAACCAGGCTATTACAGAAAGTTCTATTAAAGAGTTTATCGAAGGCTTGAACGTAAGCGAAGATATTAAAAAAGAGTTAAGAGCAATTACTCCGCATACATATACGGGACTTTAA
- the rpsI gene encoding 30S ribosomal protein S9 produces MEVVNALGRRKRAIARVFVSEGTGKITINKRDLAEYFPSTILQYVVKQPLNKLGAAEKYDIKVNLCGGGFTGQSQALRLAIARALIKMNAEDKAALRAEGFMTRDPRSVERKKPGQPKARRRFQFSKR; encoded by the coding sequence ATGGAAGTAGTAAATGCATTAGGCAGACGTAAACGTGCAATTGCACGTGTATTCGTAAGCGAAGGTACAGGAAAGATTACTATTAACAAGAGAGACCTTGCAGAGTACTTTCCATCAACTATACTTCAGTATGTTGTAAAACAACCATTGAACAAGCTGGGTGCTGCTGAGAAGTATGACATCAAAGTAAACTTGTGTGGTGGTGGCTTCACTGGCCAGTCTCAGGCATTGCGTTTGGCAATCGCTCGCGCATTGATTAAGATGAACGCTGAAGATAAGGCTGCACTTCGTGCTGAAGGCTTCATGACTCGTGACCCACGTTCTGTAGAGCGTAAGAAACCGGGACAGCCGAAAGCTCGTAGAAGATTCCAGTTCAGCAAGCGTTAA
- the asnS gene encoding asparagine--tRNA ligase → MEKIGRTKIVDLLKREDIGAMVNVKGWVRTRRGSKQVNFIALNDGSTINNVQIVVDLANFDEEMLKLITTGACISVNGVMVESVGSGQKVEVQAKEIEVLGTCDNTYPLQKKGHSMEFLREIAHLRPRTNTFGAVFRIRHNMAIAIHKFFHEKGFFYFHTPIITGSDCEGAGQMFQVTTMNLYDLKKDERGSISYDDDFFGKQASLTVSGQLEGELAATALGAIYTFGPTFRAENSNTPRHLAEFWMIEPEVAFNDIADNMDLAEEFIKYCVKWALDNCADDVKFLNDMFDKGLIERLQGVLKDDFVRLPYTDGIKILEDAVAKGHKFEFPVYWGVDLASEHERYLVEEHFKRPVILTDYPKEIKAFYMKQNEDGKTVRAMDVLFPKIGEIIGGSEREADYNKLMTRIEEMHIPMKDMWWYLDTRKFGTCPHSGFGLGFERLLLFVTGMSNIRDVIPFPRTPRNADF, encoded by the coding sequence ATGGAAAAGATTGGTAGAACAAAAATTGTTGATCTGTTGAAGCGCGAAGATATTGGCGCTATGGTCAATGTGAAAGGATGGGTTCGCACCCGCAGAGGTAGCAAACAAGTTAACTTTATCGCACTGAATGACGGTTCTACAATAAATAATGTGCAGATCGTAGTAGATCTGGCTAATTTCGATGAAGAGATGCTGAAACTGATTACTACCGGGGCTTGTATTAGCGTGAACGGAGTAATGGTGGAATCTGTGGGTTCCGGTCAGAAGGTGGAAGTGCAGGCTAAAGAAATCGAAGTGCTGGGTACTTGCGACAATACATATCCATTGCAGAAAAAAGGTCACTCCATGGAATTCTTGCGTGAGATCGCTCACTTGCGTCCGCGTACCAATACCTTTGGTGCAGTGTTCCGCATTCGTCACAACATGGCGATTGCTATTCACAAGTTTTTCCATGAAAAGGGATTTTTCTATTTCCATACACCGATTATCACAGGTTCCGACTGTGAAGGTGCCGGACAGATGTTTCAGGTAACTACCATGAATCTGTATGACTTGAAGAAAGACGAAAGAGGTTCTATCTCTTATGATGACGACTTCTTTGGCAAGCAGGCAAGTTTGACAGTATCCGGTCAGTTGGAAGGTGAATTGGCTGCCACTGCTTTGGGCGCTATCTACACATTCGGTCCTACTTTCCGTGCCGAAAACTCCAATACTCCCCGCCATTTGGCAGAGTTCTGGATGATTGAGCCGGAAGTTGCGTTCAACGACATTGCTGATAATATGGACCTGGCAGAAGAGTTTATCAAATATTGTGTGAAATGGGCGTTGGATAACTGTGCGGATGATGTGAAGTTCCTGAACGATATGTTCGATAAGGGCTTGATTGAACGTCTGCAAGGTGTATTGAAGGATGATTTCGTTCGTTTGCCTTATACGGATGGTATCAAGATTCTGGAAGATGCCGTTGCGAAAGGTCACAAGTTCGAATTCCCTGTTTACTGGGGGGTAGACTTGGCTTCCGAGCACGAACGTTATCTGGTGGAAGAACACTTCAAACGTCCGGTGATTCTGACTGATTATCCGAAGGAAATCAAAGCCTTCTATATGAAGCAGAACGAGGATGGAAAGACAGTACGTGCGATGGACGTTCTTTTCCCGAAGATCGGTGAGATCATTGGTGGTTCTGAACGTGAAGCGGATTATAACAAGTTGATGACTCGTATTGAAGAAATGCATATCCCGATGAAGGATATGTGGTGGTATCTGGATACCCGTAAGTTCGGTACTTGTCCTCACTCCGGTTTCGGACTCGGTTTTGAACGTCTGTTGCTGTTTGTAACAGGTATGTCAAATATCCGTGACGTGATACCGTTCCCACGTACACCGAGAAATGCTGATTTCTAA
- a CDS encoding sugar O-acetyltransferase, producing the protein MTEVEKMRSSQLADMSAPELQVRFEHAKKLLAIMRGLSTYDDGYRELLEELVPGIPETSVICPPFHCDHGDGIKLGEHVFVNANCTFLDGGYITIGAHTLVGPCVQIYTPHHPMNYLERRGSKEYAYPVTIGEDCWIGGGAVICPGVTIGNRCVIGAGSVVTKDIPDDSVAVGNPARLIRKQA; encoded by the coding sequence ATGACAGAAGTAGAGAAGATGCGTAGCAGCCAGTTGGCTGATATGTCCGCGCCGGAGTTGCAGGTGCGTTTTGAGCATGCCAAGAAGTTGCTGGCGATCATGCGCGGGTTGAGCACGTATGATGACGGGTACAGAGAATTGCTGGAAGAACTGGTGCCGGGTATTCCTGAAACTTCGGTGATCTGTCCTCCTTTCCATTGCGATCACGGAGACGGGATAAAGTTGGGCGAACACGTCTTTGTCAATGCCAACTGTACTTTTCTGGACGGAGGGTATATCACAATCGGTGCCCATACGCTAGTCGGCCCTTGCGTACAGATTTATACACCGCATCATCCGATGAATTATCTGGAGCGTCGCGGTTCGAAAGAGTATGCTTATCCGGTTACGATCGGCGAGGATTGCTGGATTGGCGGCGGTGCTGTCATTTGTCCCGGTGTGACGATTGGCAACCGTTGTGTGATAGGAGCGGGAAGCGTCGTGACGAAAGATATTCCCGACGACAGTGTTGCAGTCGGGAATCCGGCGCGCCTTATCCGTAAGCAGGCTTGA
- the ispF gene encoding 2-C-methyl-D-erythritol 2,4-cyclodiphosphate synthase codes for MKIRVGFGFDVHQLVEGRELWLGGIRLEHSKGLLGHSDADVLLHTVCDALLGAANMRDIGYHFPDTAGEYKNIDSKILLKKTVELIATKGYRVGNIDATICAERPKLKAHIPLMQETMAAVMGIDAEDISIKATTTEKLGFTGREEGISAYATVLIEKD; via the coding sequence ATGAAAATAAGAGTAGGTTTTGGCTTCGACGTACATCAGTTGGTCGAAGGTCGTGAATTGTGGCTGGGCGGTATCCGTCTGGAACATTCCAAAGGGTTGTTGGGACATTCGGATGCTGACGTATTGCTGCATACGGTTTGCGATGCCTTGTTGGGAGCCGCCAATATGCGCGATATCGGTTATCATTTTCCGGATACTGCCGGAGAGTACAAGAATATCGACAGCAAGATTCTTTTGAAAAAGACAGTGGAACTGATTGCGACCAAAGGATACCGTGTCGGGAATATCGATGCGACTATTTGCGCGGAGCGTCCCAAACTGAAAGCCCATATCCCTTTGATGCAGGAAACGATGGCAGCCGTCATGGGAATCGATGCGGAAGATATCTCGATCAAGGCAACTACGACGGAGAAACTCGGTTTTACCGGACGGGAAGAAGGCATTTCCGCTTATGCTACTGTGTTGATAGAGAAGGACTGA
- the tsf gene encoding translation elongation factor Ts produces MAVTMADITKLRKMTGAGMMDCKNALTEAEGDYDKAMEIIRKKGQAVAAKRSERDASEGCVLAKTTGDYAVVIALKCETDFVAQNADFVKLTQDILDLAVANKCKTLDEVKALPMGNGTVQDAVVDRSGITGEKMELDGYMTVEGTSTAVYNHMNRNGLCTIVAFNKNVDDQLAKQVAMQIAAMNPIAIDEDGVSEEVKEKEIAVAIEKTKAEQVQKAVEAALKKANINPAHVDSEEHMESNMAKGWITAEDIAKAKEIIATVSAEKAAHLPEQMIQNIAKGRLGKFLKEVCLLNQEDIMDAKKTVREVLAAADPELKVLDFKRFTLKAE; encoded by the coding sequence ATGGCTGTAACTATGGCTGATATTACCAAGCTGCGCAAAATGACCGGAGCTGGTATGATGGATTGCAAGAATGCATTAACAGAAGCTGAAGGCGATTACGACAAGGCAATGGAAATTATCCGTAAGAAAGGACAAGCTGTTGCTGCTAAGCGTTCAGAACGTGATGCTTCTGAAGGTTGCGTTTTGGCTAAGACTACCGGTGACTATGCCGTTGTCATTGCTCTGAAGTGTGAAACTGACTTTGTGGCTCAGAATGCTGATTTTGTGAAACTGACTCAGGATATTCTTGATCTTGCTGTGGCTAACAAATGCAAGACATTGGACGAAGTAAAAGCTTTGCCGATGGGTAACGGTACTGTACAGGATGCAGTGGTTGACCGTAGCGGTATCACAGGTGAGAAAATGGAGCTTGATGGTTACATGACTGTAGAAGGAACAAGCACTGCTGTTTACAATCACATGAACAGAAACGGTCTTTGCACCATTGTTGCTTTTAACAAGAACGTTGACGACCAGTTGGCTAAGCAAGTAGCTATGCAGATTGCTGCCATGAATCCGATTGCTATTGATGAAGATGGCGTTTCTGAAGAAGTAAAGGAAAAGGAAATTGCTGTTGCTATCGAGAAAACAAAAGCTGAACAGGTACAGAAAGCTGTAGAAGCTGCTTTGAAGAAAGCTAACATCAACCCTGCTCATGTAGATAGCGAAGAGCACATGGAAAGCAATATGGCTAAGGGCTGGATTACAGCTGAAGATATAGCTAAGGCAAAGGAAATTATTGCTACCGTTTCTGCTGAAAAGGCTGCACATCTGCCGGAACAAATGATTCAGAACATCGCTAAGGGTCGTCTGGGCAAGTTCTTGAAAGAAGTTTGTCTGCTGAATCAGGAAGATATTATGGACGCTAAGAAGACTGTAAGAGAAGTATTGGCAGCTGCTGATCCTGAACTGAAGGTTCTTGACTTTAAGCGCTTCACTCTGAAAGCTGAATAA
- a CDS encoding fumarylacetoacetate hydrolase family protein, producing the protein MKIIAVGMNYALHNQELGHTSVNKEPVIFMKPDSAILKDGKPFFIPDFSNEVHYETELVVRINRLGKNISPRFASRYYDALTVGIDFTARDLQRKFREAGNPWELCKGFDSSAAIGTFVPVDRYKDIQSLNFNLMIDGKEVQRGCTADMLFKVDDIIAYVSKFVTLKIGDLLFTGTPAGVGPVSIGQHLQGYLEGEKLLDFYIR; encoded by the coding sequence ATGAAGATTATTGCCGTAGGAATGAACTATGCCCTGCACAATCAGGAGCTGGGACATACATCCGTAAATAAAGAACCGGTTATTTTCATGAAGCCCGATTCGGCTATTCTGAAAGATGGCAAACCGTTCTTTATCCCCGATTTTTCGAATGAAGTACATTATGAGACGGAGCTTGTAGTACGCATCAACCGTTTGGGAAAGAATATTTCTCCCCGTTTTGCCAGTCGTTATTATGATGCATTGACGGTAGGCATTGACTTTACCGCCCGTGACCTGCAACGGAAATTCCGCGAAGCGGGCAATCCGTGGGAACTTTGCAAAGGTTTCGACTCTTCTGCCGCTATCGGCACCTTTGTTCCGGTAGACCGCTACAAAGATATCCAGTCTCTGAATTTCAATCTGATGATTGACGGCAAGGAAGTGCAGCGCGGCTGTACAGCCGATATGCTTTTCAAAGTTGATGACATCATTGCCTACGTCAGTAAGTTTGTGACTTTGAAGATTGGCGATTTACTATTTACGGGCACGCCTGCCGGAGTAGGGCCGGTCAGTATCGGTCAGCACTTGCAGGGATATCTTGAAGGAGAAAAGCTGCTTGACTTCTACATACGTTGA
- a CDS encoding redox-sensing transcriptional repressor Rex, which produces MAENQKIQQIDCTKVPEPTLRRLPWYLSNVKLLKQRGERFVSSTQISKEINIDASQIAKDLSYVNISGRTRVGYEVDALIEVLEHFLGFTEIHKAFLFGVGSLGGALLQDSGLKHFGLEIVAAFDVDPTLVGTNLNGIPIYHSDDFLKKMEEYDVQIGVLTVPIEIAQCITDMMVDGGIKAVWNFTPFRIRVPEDIVVQNTSLYAHLAVMFNRLNFNEIK; this is translated from the coding sequence ATGGCCGAGAACCAAAAGATACAGCAGATAGATTGTACGAAAGTGCCGGAGCCTACTTTGCGCAGACTGCCTTGGTACTTGTCGAATGTCAAGTTGCTGAAGCAAAGAGGCGAACGTTTTGTCTCTTCTACGCAGATATCTAAGGAAATAAATATTGACGCTTCACAGATAGCAAAAGACTTGTCGTATGTGAATATCTCCGGGCGTACACGTGTAGGGTACGAGGTCGATGCGCTCATTGAGGTTTTAGAGCACTTCCTGGGGTTTACGGAGATACATAAGGCTTTTCTTTTTGGAGTCGGCAGTCTGGGAGGCGCACTTTTGCAGGACTCCGGTCTGAAGCATTTCGGGCTTGAGATTGTGGCTGCTTTTGATGTAGACCCGACTTTGGTCGGCACTAACCTCAACGGGATTCCTATCTACCATTCGGACGACTTTCTGAAGAAGATGGAAGAATATGACGTGCAGATTGGCGTGCTGACCGTTCCTATCGAGATTGCCCAGTGCATCACAGATATGATGGTGGACGGGGGAATCAAGGCAGTCTGGAACTTTACCCCGTTCCGTATCCGTGTACCTGAGGACATCGTGGTACAGAATACATCCCTTTACGCTCATCTGGCGGTGATGTTCAACCGCCTTAATTTTAATGAAATCAAATAA
- the rplM gene encoding 50S ribosomal protein L13, translated as MDTLSYKTISANKATVTKEWVIVDATDQTLGRLGAKVAKLLRGKYKPNFTPHVDCGDNVIIINADKVKLTGNKWNDRVYLSYTGYPGGQREMTPARLITKPNGEERLLKKVVKGMLPKNILGAKLLGNLYVYAGSEHKHEAQSPKMIDINSYK; from the coding sequence GTGGATACTTTAAGTTACAAGACCATTTCTGCAAACAAAGCGACCGTAACCAAAGAATGGGTTATCGTTGACGCTACAGACCAAACTTTAGGTCGTCTGGGAGCAAAAGTTGCAAAATTGCTGAGAGGAAAGTACAAACCAAACTTTACTCCTCACGTAGACTGCGGTGATAACGTTATTATCATCAATGCAGACAAAGTAAAACTGACTGGTAACAAATGGAATGACAGAGTATATTTGTCATATACAGGCTACCCTGGTGGTCAGAGAGAAATGACTCCTGCCCGTTTGATCACTAAACCGAACGGCGAAGAGAGATTACTGAAAAAAGTAGTGAAAGGTATGCTTCCTAAGAATATCTTGGGAGCTAAATTGCTGGGTAACCTGTATGTATACGCTGGTAGCGAACACAAACATGAAGCTCAGAGCCCGAAAATGATTGATATTAATTCATATAAATAA
- a CDS encoding DUF4488 domain-containing protein yields the protein MKKLYFFTMLSIMLLAVTGATAQKKTKFKPADLKGIWQLCHYVSESPDVPGSLKPSNTFKVLSDDGRIVNFTIIPGSDAIITGYGTYKQLTDDSYKESIEKNIHLPMLDNQDNILEFEIKDNDYLHLKYFIKNDLNGNELNAWYYETWKRVEMPAKFPEDIVR from the coding sequence ATGAAAAAGCTCTATTTCTTTACCATGCTTTCAATTATGTTGTTAGCGGTAACAGGTGCGACGGCCCAAAAGAAAACCAAATTCAAACCGGCCGATTTGAAAGGGATCTGGCAGTTGTGCCATTATGTATCAGAATCTCCCGATGTTCCGGGATCGTTGAAACCCAGTAATACATTTAAGGTATTGAGTGATGACGGCAGAATCGTGAATTTTACCATTATTCCCGGTTCGGATGCGATTATCACAGGATATGGTACGTATAAACAGTTGACTGATGATTCTTATAAAGAGAGTATCGAGAAGAATATCCACCTTCCGATGCTCGATAATCAGGATAATATTCTGGAGTTTGAAATAAAGGATAATGATTATCTGCATTTGAAATACTTCATCAAGAACGATCTGAACGGAAATGAACTGAACGCTTGGTATTATGAGACCTGGAAACGGGTGGAGATGCCGGCTAAGTTTCCGGAAGATATTGTGCGATAA